One segment of Anomalospiza imberbis isolate Cuckoo-Finch-1a 21T00152 chromosome 2, ASM3175350v1, whole genome shotgun sequence DNA contains the following:
- the GYG2 gene encoding glycogenin-2 isoform X6, with protein MCSALTDQAFVTLATDDVYCQGALVLGQSLRNHKTSRKLAVLITPEVSSGMRSVLSSVFDDVIEVDVLDSADSVHLALMQRPELGVTFTKLHCWTLTHYSKCVFMDADTLVLCNVDELFDREEFSAAPDPGWPDCFNSGVFVFQPSLKTHNLLLQFAAEHGSFDGGDQGLLNSFFSSWATADIGKHLPFLYNLSSSSVYTYVPAFNHFGRDAKVVHFLGATKPWNYKYNFQTKRVMQDGTTSGSFHQLSFLALWWNIYSASILPLLEKLQKMEESESEECKHAFNGVEVTLKKVSPYVASSLQKPELPEQTSEVNPTACSPEELAFKAKVFSYKS; from the exons ATGTGTTCTGCTT TAACAGATCAAGCCTTTGTGACCCTTGCTACTGATGATGTGTACTGTCAAGGTGCTCTTGTTCTTGGACAGTCATTGAGGAATCATAAGACATCCAGAAAATTGGCAGTTCTAATTACTCCAGAGGTTTCCAGTGGGATGAG GTCGGTCCTCAGCAGCGTATTTGATGACGTGATCGAGGTGGATGTGCTCGACAGTGCTGACTCAGTCCATTTGGCTCTGATGCAGAGGCCAGAACTGGGTGTAACCTTCACTAAGCTTCATTGTTGGACACTTACTCATTACAGCAAATGTGTCTTCATGGATGCAGACACTTTG GTACTTTGCAATGTTGATGAGTTGTTTGATCGAGAAGAGttttctgcagctcctgatCCTGGCTGGCCTGACTGCTTCAATAGTGGTGTCTTTGTGTTCCAGCCCTCCCTGAAGACTCACAACCTGCTGCTCCAGTTTGCTGCTGAACATGGCAGCTTTGATG GAGGTGATCAAGGCTTGTTGAACAGCTTCTTCAGCAGCTGGGCAACAGCAGATATTGGCAAACACTTGCCTTTCCTCTATAacctgagcagcagctctgtatACACCTATGTTCCTGCTTTCAATCA TTTTGGCAGGGATGCCAAAGTTGTTCACTTCTTGGGAGCAACAAAGCCCTGGAACTACAAATACAACTTTCAAACAAAGAGAGTTATGCAGGATGGAACCACCTCTGGATCTTTTCATCAACTGTCATTTCTTGCCCTCTGGTGGAATATATACAGTGCCAGTATATTGCCTTTGTTGGAAAAACTTCAAAAGATGGAAGAATCAGAATCTGAGGAATGCAAG CACGCTTTCAATGGAGTTGAAGTTACCCTGAAGAAGGTCAGTCCTTACGTGGCCAGCTCTCTACAAAAGCCTGAGCTCCCGGAGCAGACAAGTGAAGTAAATCCCACAGCATGCTCACCCGAGGAACTTG